GACTACGAAAGTGGGACAATCAGCGTCTGCGGGTAGAAAAAAAGTAGCACGTATGTTAAATCTCTAGGGAAGATACACGTGAGATATCTTATGGGAAACTTTTCTCTTAGAACAaccacaagaaaaaaaatggcaaaTTTCTCcgcaatataaattatataatattaatatattaatgattgataaatgtatgaataataattatttaaatatttatattttacaagatTATGGAGAAATCAACTTTCGCTTAGCACGCATACgtgatttgtaaataaatttagcataaataaatttttaaatgctaaaaaaTATGGCAAACTGGTAcacgtaatttatatttgagtaaaaaatattaaaaaaaaaaaatcttgtacatttttaaaatatgtatcgtttaaaatttatcttgtcgtttatttaaataatatgtaatttagATATCAGATGTTGGTGTTAAAAGtcctgattatttttcatggttGATGATTTGGGGTCGCAGCTTGTTGACCTTGGGAGAGGTTCGACTTAAGAGCGCAATCATGGGCACTGCGGCTCGTGCTTAGAGTTATGCTTATTGGCGTGGCGTTAAGAAGCTGCAGTCTCACTGGACACTGTCGAAAtcctattaaataataaaacaataatattaccggatgatgatgatgttgataattgataaaaattaaataccagcGTGATGAGGACCGGAGCAATGGCAGCAGACAGGATTGTTCCGAGGACGAGAGCAAAATTCAACGCTATGAGGTTCGCCGCAGCGTACACATCTAGGAAGATGTCTACAATTGGCAGCCACATGCCAAAATCCCTGGCATCGGTAGCACTGGAGCACTCCGTCAGGTTGCTGAGCATTGGATCCTTCAGTAGCGCTACCTGGAATAATTGCCAGCTGATGGGGTCCATTTATCCCATTGGCACTTGGTCGCCACCAACTGATTCGCTCTGGTAGTGCACTAAATCGCGCGGCTCCGAAGAAGTCCAGACCTTGACGCAGAAGGTGTTCATACTGACTAGCATCCAGTacctaaaataatataacagtAAAGTACTCGGTCTCAAGTCCTAAATCATAAATCATCTCGAGTGAGCTAAGGCCAATGACTGGCGTGATGAATGTGCTTATCACCTCAACCCGGACGTACTGCCGGCATCTCTCGATCGCAGAGATGTTAATGCCCTGCTTGACCAGCGCTGAGCTGAGATCTTCGAGTGGTATTGCCCAGGGAACATCACGCAAGAATACTGATTGTCGATAGCGCGAGTCACGAGCTGAAAATCGGGCCACCTGTCGTTCGTTCAAGATGATTAGATTTCTATATCGCTAATGCTTATGTTCGTTCTACTTGAAACGAGGTCACCTCTCATTGTCAGCAGAGCGGTGTGAatgtaaacaatttatttatttacctgaATGGATCCTTGGAAGACACGGGATAAATTACCACGTTGAACAAGTTTTTCAGCATCTGCTTCTAGAGAAAATGTGACAATTAACCCACAGGATGTTTGTGAGACATTCCAGCTGCCAGATGGTTCGGATTCATGTATGGCCTCCTCCAAATCGCATTTTGACAGCTCATCCGGCAAACCCTGAGGATGACTGTTGGTGGCTCTGGACACGTACAATGAACACGCGGGCTCGTCTTCatgctttgaatttttatcatatgcCGCCTCGTCTCCCATTCTGTAAGAGGCCGTTAGGTTTtgtactgaaaaaatttattattccgtTACAACCGAGGTAAATATTGTGTTTAGTTTTAATATATGATGCGCTTGCTTTCGATCTTGTTCTTTAGTGACATACCTTTAGGAATCCTCTCTCGTTTTTACACGCAagaagagaagaaaaaataattaaatgggCAGCGTTGAGGGCATTGCCCAACGCTAATATCAATCGCTGCGCACTTCACATTTTACGATCgttcaatttatttgttttcttcttttttttcgaacGTTTATAACAAGAAAATATTACTTTGAAAGGAATTATGTTCATAGACGAAACCAAGTATTCATAGCGTCTCATATCATCGGGCAACACGAAATTGGGAATTTGAGGATCCCCGGCTTggcgcaaatttttttttgcggacCAACTGTCCTAAGTTAAATTCTCAACAGTTCAGAAGcacaaaaataagtaaaataaatgtaattcgtgttcaaaaaaaattttcaggtgACCCGAGGTGAGTCACAGCAGCTCACAACACAAAAGTGGTCCTCTGAGGGGTCAATCCTaaggaaatttcattttttgaggTCCGATTGCCATCAAATAAATTCTAAATCATGTGTAGGGACAgaaatgagtaaaataaatgcaattcataaaaaaaatttgttcgaaaacattttgtaaaaaaaaaaattcaaagggaTGATGGGAGCGCACAACAGTGGCGCTGATGTTCCTGCTAAAAATAACATCTCGTCTGACCGTCGTCTTTGCGTTCATTGAGTGTAGAACATCCGAAGTTTACAAATGAAGAGCGTAAACATAGTTTAGAAATCTTTCCATTCATCTAATTATGAAAATGACACCAACTACATAACAGGACAATGAATCTCTTTCAATAACAAAAAGATAATCGATTCCTGACAGCAGCAATGACTGTAAGTATCgagaaagttatttttatcgcGCAAGGTTATATTTACTGTCtcataattcaataaattccGTTTGACATTTCAGGAAACTCCAAAACTACCTCTGCCTCTCAATCCAATCAAGTCGAATTCACTTGAAGACAGAAGATTGTGGGTAGGAAATTTAGATCTTCGAATTAATGAGTaagtattgtaatttatttatctatttaatttatatgttgAGTTATTATCCgagaacaattaaaataaatatgaattattttatcctACTGGTACCAACTATTAAAAATCGTTcaaaaatatggaaaaatcgAAAAGTTTGATCTGCTCTTCCATCGGTCTGGACCACAAGCTGGTCAGCCTCGAGGTTATGCCTTTGTAACCTATGCGACTGTCGAAGATGCCGAGAAAGCCAAAGGAATTCTTCATAATGCTAAAATAGGGTGTAAGAATGTCATCGTCCGCTGGGCTCACACCGTATCTGAggtaatttaaacaaaactagttcaaaattttaataaactcgaCACTTCCGCAGACATTAACAGCAAATTATCACTGATCACAGGTAGAAATCGACAAGACGAAACCCCTGATTGACATTCCAGCCCTGTCAGGTGCCAAAAAAGAAGACAAGAAGATAAGTCGTGAAGTAGCTATACAAGCAATTGAGGCCAAGTTGAAACTGATGAAAGAATGTGAGGAAGAATTCGAATTAAACAAACCCCTGGTTGGTAACTCAGTGATACAGCAGTACCAAAAAACTGAAGCACCAAAACCATCCTCATCTAGCAAACATTATCTCCATCGACATCACCATACTCGTCCGTACTCGAGATCTAAACCAAGAAGATAGTTCccacaatatttttatcaacttgtaattatattttcatgataccagcatcgaaatTTCTCGGAGTTTCAGTGTCTCGGATCTATCGTAGATCTACAGCCAGTCGAAACAAGCGAATTTCAGTCCAATGCCGCAAATTAATATTAGCAAACACGTAAATTGTGAATGCCTTTAGTCAACGGGTAGAAAGTAATTTGTCTCATCCCTTGGGAAGAGACAAATAATTCTGCCCACTAACTGAAGACTTTTGGAATTTAGATTCTGATACTTGTCATCTAACAGTAATTTCATTTACGTAAATCACAGTTTGATTATGAttgagttttataaaaattagagtgaataataaatagaatttatagcttctgcttaattataaattgcaaatgacaatttacgCGTACGCTAATAGTTGATACCATtggtcttaaattaacttgtttctgactggctgctgacacaaacttcaagttccaatgcaggtaatgatgaaaaatttagtgTGTAATTCAGGATGAAACGCGGGTGATGTCAACCTTGCCCCtggtctgaaatcgttttgtttcatcccttgtcacacaatgtACTATTAATCATTAGTGGCTttttaaacgatttttatCCATGACAATGAATTAATAGGTCGTCCTACTGTGTCttcatacataaaattttttgagattcattttacatacatatatatatttatataatatcgaacaatatttatttataattatttgatatgtgatttaaattcaacgaaaaaaaaaataaatattaatagctagcggaaaaaatgagaaaaattacGAACTGAAGcttaaaaatgttattgtataagtaatttattaaatattaaatacgcATTTCGATCAATAGtagtaatcatttttattttttaataacaactaaaattaatatataaaagcttatttatttaagataatttattta
The sequence above is drawn from the Microplitis demolitor isolate Queensland-Clemson2020A chromosome 3, iyMicDemo2.1a, whole genome shotgun sequence genome and encodes:
- the LOC103569849 gene encoding uncharacterized protein LOC103569849, which encodes MGDEAAYDKNSKHEDEPACSLYVSRATNSHPQGLPDELSKCDLEEAIHESEPSGSWNVSQTSCGLIVTFSLEADAEKLVQRGNLSRVFQGSIQVARFSARDSRYRQSVFLRDVPWAIPLEDLSSALVKQGINISAIERCRQYVRVEVLDASQYEHLLRQGLDFFGAARFSALPERISWWRPSANGINGPHQLAIIPGSATEGSNAQQPDGVLQCYRCQGFWHVAANCRHLPRCVRCGEPHSVEFCSRPRNNPVCCHCSGPHHAGFRQCPVRLQLLNATPISITLSTSRSAHDCALKSNLSQGQQAATPNHQP
- the LOC103569815 gene encoding probable RNA-binding protein 18, whose protein sequence is MTETPKLPLPLNPIKSNSLEDRRLWVGNLDLRINEYQLLKIVQKYGKIEKFDLLFHRSGPQAGQPRGYAFVTYATVEDAEKAKGILHNAKIGCKNVIVRWAHTVSEVEIDKTKPLIDIPALSGAKKEDKKISREVAIQAIEAKLKLMKECEEEFELNKPLVGNSVIQQYQKTEAPKPSSSSKHYLHRHHHTRPYSRSKPRR